One part of the Methanococcoides sp. AM1 genome encodes these proteins:
- a CDS encoding cupin domain-containing protein, producing the protein MEIEIQKIDDTEGLETPEGVMKPLLFGKRLLCMHLAIPAGLEVSPHAHSTEGLIYCLSGELVVESGNETVTIGSGTAMLVPPDTVVGIKNQQDATVNAILVSSPPSVKSVEELKCLLNHHK; encoded by the coding sequence ATGGAAATAGAAATACAAAAAATAGACGATACTGAAGGTTTGGAGACACCCGAGGGTGTGATGAAGCCATTGTTATTTGGTAAGAGATTGCTTTGTATGCATCTTGCGATCCCAGCAGGTCTTGAGGTATCTCCTCATGCCCACTCTACAGAAGGTTTGATATATTGCTTGAGTGGTGAGCTGGTGGTGGAATCAGGAAATGAAACCGTAACCATAGGCAGTGGAACTGCAATGCTGGTGCCACCTGATACAGTGGTGGGTATCAAGAATCAACAAGATGCAACGGTAAATGCGATACTGGTTTCATCTCCTCCGTCTGTGAAGTCGGTTGAGGAACTTAAATGCCTTCTAAACCATCATAAATAA
- a CDS encoding class I SAM-dependent methyltransferase, with translation MDENTIDWNEVWKNQMLKNIESKCAVECARVWDNKERATQYWKTVQNNKEQNQKTIEGLALTPDSRILDIGAGPGTLTIPMSSLVTHVTAVEPSEGMVNVLQDNIAEYEADNITCVQKRWEDVNVEEDLEGPYDVVIASYSLGMPDIRESIKKMTDASSRYVYLFWFAGEPSWGTHYKALWPALHESDYHPGPNCDVIYNVLYQMGIYPHMQVFPLNHFNRFQSIEEAVEHFRSFYNITTDHQESVLRDYLEAVLEKDNDSLIMNGSYTSVKMWWEKQTGE, from the coding sequence ATGGATGAAAATACGATTGATTGGAATGAAGTCTGGAAAAACCAGATGCTAAAGAACATTGAATCGAAGTGTGCCGTTGAGTGTGCCCGAGTATGGGATAATAAGGAACGGGCAACGCAATATTGGAAGACGGTGCAGAATAACAAAGAACAAAACCAGAAGACCATCGAGGGACTTGCGCTCACACCGGATTCCCGAATACTGGATATCGGTGCCGGGCCGGGAACGCTTACGATTCCGATGTCCTCTCTGGTAACTCATGTAACTGCAGTAGAACCCTCCGAGGGCATGGTGAATGTGCTGCAGGACAACATCGCAGAGTATGAGGCCGACAATATCACCTGTGTTCAGAAGCGGTGGGAGGATGTGAATGTTGAAGAGGATCTTGAAGGCCCCTATGATGTGGTCATAGCCTCTTACTCCTTAGGTATGCCTGATATCAGGGAATCGATCAAGAAGATGACAGACGCCTCTTCGAGATATGTCTACTTATTCTGGTTTGCCGGGGAACCTTCCTGGGGAACCCATTATAAGGCACTCTGGCCTGCCCTTCATGAGAGTGATTATCATCCAGGGCCAAACTGCGATGTGATCTACAATGTGCTCTACCAGATGGGCATCTACCCCCATATGCAGGTCTTCCCGCTTAATCATTTCAACCGTTTTCAGTCTATTGAAGAGGCTGTTGAACATTTCAGATCCTTCTACAATATCACTACAGACCATCAGGAATCAGTTCTTAGGGATTACCTTGAAGCTGTTCTTGAAAAGGATAATGATTCCCTGATCATGAATGGATCATATACTTCTGTGAAGATGTGGTGGGAAAAACAGACAGGTGAGTGA
- a CDS encoding class I SAM-dependent methyltransferase, producing the protein MNENTIDWNEIWKNQTLKQVESHCVVDCASIWEEKKNAKRFWEMSLANGGERIEKTISGISISPDSKVLDVGAGPGTLAVPLAERVVHVTAVEPSEGMMNVLQDNISEYETDNITCVQKRWEDVNVEVDLEAPYDVVIASFSLGMPDIRESIQKMIDASSRYVYLYWFAGEPSWDIHYRTLWPSLHDSDYHPGPKCDVLYNVLYQMGIYPHAEVFPLEHVNRFHSVDEAVEYSRSHYKITTDRQESVLRDYLEEVLEKDNDSLIMRGSTNRVKMWWEKNKP; encoded by the coding sequence ATGAATGAAAATACAATTGATTGGAATGAAATCTGGAAAAACCAGACGCTAAAACAAGTAGAGTCGCACTGTGTTGTAGATTGCGCCTCGATATGGGAGGAAAAGAAGAATGCAAAGCGCTTCTGGGAGATGTCCTTGGCGAATGGTGGAGAACGGATTGAAAAGACCATAAGTGGCATTTCTATTTCTCCAGACTCAAAGGTGCTCGATGTTGGTGCTGGACCTGGGACTCTGGCAGTTCCACTTGCAGAAAGAGTGGTCCACGTTACTGCTGTTGAGCCCTCAGAAGGCATGATGAATGTGCTGCAGGACAATATATCGGAGTATGAAACCGACAATATCACCTGTGTACAGAAGCGGTGGGAGGATGTGAATGTTGAAGTGGATCTTGAAGCCCCTTACGATGTGGTCATAGCTTCGTTTTCTCTTGGTATGCCCGATATCAGGGAATCGATCCAGAAGATGATAGATGCCTCCTCGAGATATGTCTACTTATACTGGTTTGCCGGGGAACCCTCATGGGACATCCATTACAGGACACTCTGGCCATCCCTCCATGATAGTGATTATCATCCAGGGCCAAAATGCGATGTGCTTTACAATGTGCTCTACCAGATGGGCATCTATCCCCATGCAGAGGTCTTCCCGCTTGAGCATGTCAACCGTTTTCACTCTGTGGACGAGGCTGTTGAATATTCCAGGTCGCACTACAAGATTACTACAGACCGTCAGGAATCAGTTCTCAGGGATTACCTGGAAGAAGTCCTTGAAAAAGACAATGATTCCCTGATTATGCGAGGTTCGACTAACCGTGTGAAAATGTGGTGGGAAAAAAATAAACCGTGA
- a CDS encoding ABC transporter ATP-binding protein, producing MLQVKDIHFNYGSTQILKDISFDVEEGQLCGLFGPNGCGKTTLFKCCMKFLKFHKGSVIMDGMDMNECRIEDMAKVVAYVPQEHKPPFPYLVKEVVLMGRTPHLGGFFGVKRADKEKALDALELLDISHLAEQPYNQLSGGQRQMVLIARAIAQETKLIFLDEPTSALDFSNQLKIWKLLRKVANQGITILACSHDPNHVSWFCDDVVVMNENGIMGQGPPYHVITEPVLDEIYRGMCTVRSLDGTNMVLPRDVAVKEKDGTSRQMPALQRDVE from the coding sequence ATGCTACAGGTAAAAGATATTCATTTTAACTATGGATCGACTCAGATTCTTAAAGACATCTCTTTTGATGTTGAAGAAGGACAGCTCTGCGGGTTATTTGGTCCAAACGGATGCGGAAAGACCACACTTTTCAAATGCTGCATGAAATTTTTAAAGTTCCATAAGGGTTCCGTGATCATGGATGGTATGGACATGAATGAGTGCAGGATCGAGGATATGGCCAAAGTAGTTGCGTATGTTCCCCAGGAGCATAAGCCTCCATTTCCATATCTGGTAAAGGAAGTTGTATTGATGGGGAGAACACCACATCTTGGAGGTTTTTTTGGCGTCAAACGTGCGGATAAAGAAAAAGCACTGGACGCACTTGAACTGCTGGATATCTCCCATCTTGCAGAACAACCTTACAACCAGTTGTCAGGCGGACAGCGCCAGATGGTGTTGATAGCACGGGCAATAGCCCAGGAGACAAAACTGATATTCCTGGACGAACCTACCTCTGCTCTTGATTTTAGCAACCAGTTAAAAATCTGGAAGCTACTGCGCAAGGTGGCTAATCAGGGAATTACCATCCTGGCGTGCAGTCACGACCCGAATCATGTTTCGTGGTTCTGCGACGACGTGGTGGTTATGAATGAAAATGGGATCATGGGTCAGGGTCCTCCCTACCATGTGATCACAGAGCCAGTCCTCGATGAAATCTACCGGGGTATGTGCACAGTCAGGAGTCTGGATGGGACTAATATGGTATTGCCTCGTGATGTGGCAGTTAAAGAGAAAGACGGGACGTCAAGACAGATGCCGGCGCTTCAGAGAGATGTAGAATAA
- a CDS encoding ABC transporter substrate-binding protein translates to MKSKLQYCVLVTVLLSILLSAGCMGNATDDATVSHEQYRTVVDSRGVAVQIPTNIEKVATISDGMIEGVMTTIGVQDTLVGIGSSCLQRNFNYSYETVGGETFNYEDGMNPVTYLNPGIMDLPCFAKSGSAVNYETLASLEPDVVIVRLGSCSLRFIDDEGTQKSIETIESLGIPLIVLYGSSCYDEPDVSNISDEIRIIGQVFDKEAEATKLVEYLESQVNLINERTKDIPDEDKPDVLIFGASPKARSAGGAGQVFGLDTIESFFIQDIVHARNGFQEAGNFKIVSGEHILALNPDVIVLCTAFGYHPPLELYEAPYYQNLQELDAVKNRRVVALPWSPCNCAKRLEYPIDIMVIAKGTYPERFEDINLAEWLLDFYQNVYGVDLDTAKELRSAQWMDWTLEECPTCN, encoded by the coding sequence ATGAAATCTAAATTACAGTATTGTGTTCTTGTTACTGTACTGTTGAGCATCCTGCTGAGTGCAGGATGTATGGGAAATGCGACTGATGATGCCACGGTATCCCACGAACAGTATCGAACAGTTGTCGATAGTCGCGGAGTTGCTGTGCAGATACCAACAAATATTGAAAAGGTAGCCACGATAAGCGATGGAATGATTGAAGGGGTTATGACTACAATCGGTGTCCAGGATACTCTTGTGGGCATAGGATCCAGCTGTTTGCAGCGAAACTTTAACTACAGCTACGAGACCGTCGGTGGGGAGACATTTAACTATGAGGATGGAATGAATCCGGTCACCTACCTGAACCCCGGGATCATGGATCTCCCTTGTTTTGCAAAGTCCGGTTCTGCGGTGAACTACGAAACACTTGCAAGCCTTGAGCCTGATGTGGTTATCGTCCGCCTGGGTAGCTGTTCACTGCGGTTCATTGATGATGAAGGCACACAAAAAAGTATCGAAACGATCGAATCTCTTGGAATACCGCTGATCGTTTTATACGGATCAAGTTGCTATGATGAACCGGATGTGTCCAACATCTCGGATGAAATTCGCATCATTGGCCAGGTATTTGACAAAGAGGCCGAAGCTACCAAACTCGTAGAATACCTTGAAAGTCAGGTCAACCTTATAAATGAACGGACAAAAGATATTCCTGATGAAGATAAACCTGATGTGCTGATTTTTGGAGCATCGCCTAAAGCACGGAGTGCTGGTGGTGCAGGTCAGGTCTTTGGTCTTGATACGATTGAGTCGTTCTTTATCCAGGATATCGTTCATGCGAGGAATGGTTTTCAGGAGGCTGGGAACTTCAAGATAGTGAGCGGCGAGCATATATTAGCATTGAACCCTGATGTGATCGTGCTCTGCACTGCATTTGGATACCACCCACCACTTGAACTTTATGAGGCACCTTACTACCAGAATCTGCAGGAACTGGATGCCGTGAAGAACAGACGGGTTGTAGCATTACCATGGTCACCATGCAACTGTGCAAAACGGCTTGAATACCCGATCGATATAATGGTGATCGCAAAGGGAACGTATCCAGAGCGTTTTGAGGACATTAACCTCGCGGAGTGGCTGCTGGACTTCTATCAGAATGTCTATGGTGTGGACCTCGACACCGCAAAGGAGTTGCGCTCAGCCCAGTGGATGGACTGGACTCTCGAGGAATGCCCTACCTGCAATTAA
- a CDS encoding methyltransferase, giving the protein MKVLDTIPEISSEPLDRIVKGCEAFHILLIALDFDLFDMLEESKTAEQISSEICTDASLTGKFLNTLVALQFLSKENDKYMNTKLASTFLVKDSPFYQGNLLRFSGRNSDKRSMLNSILKGDVPEANKGRFEDVFDSSFILAMAEGSMKGSLHQTMKEVSTLPEFEKARTLLDLGGEHGLYAIAFAEMNPELEATVFDLPHVTGVTKEFIERYDMNDKVGIIGGNFFEDEIGSGYDIVFSSDVFYRKSDVLAGVLKKVYNALNNKGSIVFKHWILNDERTAPPTSVLFDLNLSLRGDMHHIYTENECVELLENAQFSNVRVLDISSQTSPSMLIIGDKEV; this is encoded by the coding sequence ATGAAAGTATTGGATACCATTCCAGAAATCAGTTCAGAACCGCTGGATAGGATTGTAAAAGGCTGTGAAGCGTTCCACATCTTACTGATAGCCCTTGATTTTGATCTCTTCGATATGCTCGAAGAGTCAAAGACCGCAGAACAAATATCCTCAGAGATCTGTACTGATGCATCCCTGACTGGGAAGTTCCTGAATACTCTGGTAGCATTACAGTTCCTCTCAAAAGAGAATGATAAATATATGAACACAAAGCTTGCCTCGACTTTTCTTGTGAAGGATAGTCCGTTTTATCAAGGTAATCTACTCAGATTTTCCGGAAGGAACTCTGACAAACGGTCGATGTTGAACTCTATCCTGAAAGGGGACGTGCCGGAAGCGAATAAAGGAAGGTTTGAAGATGTCTTCGATTCCAGCTTTATTCTGGCAATGGCTGAAGGTTCAATGAAGGGAAGCCTTCATCAAACCATGAAAGAAGTGTCGACCCTTCCTGAATTCGAGAAAGCAAGAACGCTTCTTGATCTCGGCGGCGAGCATGGGCTCTATGCAATAGCATTTGCTGAGATGAACCCGGAACTTGAAGCCACAGTATTTGATCTGCCACATGTGACAGGGGTTACAAAAGAGTTCATCGAAAGGTATGATATGAACGACAAGGTCGGAATCATTGGAGGAAACTTCTTTGAAGATGAGATTGGAAGCGGGTATGACATCGTCTTCTCATCTGATGTCTTCTATCGAAAGTCGGATGTGCTTGCAGGTGTTTTGAAGAAAGTATACAACGCGCTGAACAATAAAGGTTCGATCGTGTTCAAGCACTGGATCTTAAATGATGAACGAACTGCTCCTCCCACATCCGTCCTCTTTGATCTTAATCTATCCTTGCGAGGGGATATGCACCATATTTACACTGAAAACGAATGTGTCGAACTATTAGAGAACGCACAATTTTCAAATGTCCGTGTTCTGGACATATCCTCTCAAACAAGCCCATCTATGCTCATTATAGGAGATAAGGAGGTATAA
- a CDS encoding pyridoxamine 5'-phosphate oxidase family protein, with protein sequence MSEEIQEMINENVVHLATTSNDGRPNVVPIGAIRTISDSELLIVDVLFDKTKKNLLENPHVAIAVEALGKESPSAYQLKGQAQIFTSGEIFEKAEEIVEELRKRHSRHSDMKVKSAVLVEVEEIYSTVRHKKGEK encoded by the coding sequence ATGAGTGAAGAAATACAGGAAATGATAAACGAGAATGTGGTTCATCTGGCAACTACATCCAATGATGGTAGACCGAATGTAGTTCCAATAGGTGCCATACGTACGATAAGTGACAGCGAGTTACTGATTGTAGATGTTCTATTTGACAAGACAAAAAAGAACCTGCTTGAGAATCCCCATGTAGCGATTGCTGTCGAGGCGCTGGGAAAGGAATCACCAAGTGCATACCAACTCAAAGGGCAAGCACAGATTTTCACAAGCGGTGAGATCTTTGAAAAGGCAGAAGAAATAGTGGAAGAGCTGCGAAAAAGACATTCGCGCCATTCAGACATGAAAGTGAAATCCGCGGTTCTGGTGGAGGTGGAGGAGATATACTCAACCGTTCGCCACAAAAAAGGGGAAAAGTAA